DNA sequence from the Tachysurus fulvidraco isolate hzauxx_2018 chromosome 1, HZAU_PFXX_2.0, whole genome shotgun sequence genome:
tttctctgtctcctcACACTGTGAGCGTAAAGATGTCACACACGTTTCTGCTATTTTATTACTAGTGTTTAGAAAAGCTGGCGTTATCGGTGTAATTAAAGCCCAGTCACatctaataatgataataaagtcTCCTGTTTCTAACACAGTGTATGAAATCTGTTCTCTgtatcaaacacacacctttaagAGCCAATCCTAGCTTCACAGATTgcgaggaaaccggagaaccctgaggaaacccacCTGGAGAGAAGGTGCGGAAAGgaacagacagtaacctgaggtcagaacaatggagctgtgaGAAGACGACATGATGGAAGCGTTGAGAAACGTTCACCCTGGTTCatatctacagtacatatataaaGCTCCACTGAACGTTTCTCAACGCTTCCATCTTGTGGCCAGACTCCCacattacactaaacattaagTGTCTCTTATAAGAGTTTATCCTCAAACTGTggtgtttaaaagtaaaataaatcatcTTAAGAAAACGacattaaatataaagagtttattGATGATAAAcgaatgatgatggtgatgatgatgatttgatCTTCGTCATCATTGATGATTGAGagtacagtgttttatttccagACGTTCCTGAGAGTTCTTACTTCTCACTCACTGAGAATCATAGTTCCATCATCTGCTTTTTATTACACCATTAGTGGCTCCTCACTCTCTACACTGTTACTCATCTTCTCATCTCTAATTTCTTGCTTTCGGATGTTTCCGACTTCCAAATTATTCCAgtatttaacttattttttttattactatgtTCTGCTTTCATGTTAAAGAATCTGACAGCAGGAGGATGTGGTATTAAATGACCGGGAAAGCAGGCAAATAAACACCAGTGATGTTTCGGTATGAATACTGCCCCCTCGTGGCCCTCGCACTGCACTGTTTAATACGGATTAGAGGGaataacacccccccccccttcccaaATGATCCGTCTCTATAGAAAcgcaatttaaatgtaaaactggAGAACGTTAACAGACGTTTATGCGCATGCGTGTACTGATTAATCTcgtttttttattgtacacacacgcacgcagttCTGTAGTCCAATCAGACCTTTATTATTGGAGGTTGAAGCGTCATCACTTAGGGGCGTGGCTTCGGGACATCCTGCACAGCAGACGCAGTTTACCCCCCTTTGGACGCTCGCGGTAGCGGGCAGTTTAGCCCCCTGGAGGCAGTTTACCCCCCTGGAGAAGCGCGCGGTGTCGGTGAGTCATGATGTTGGATTTCAGACTGAACTTCCCCTTTCAGCTGCGGGTGGAAATGCGGGATGTGCGCGCGACTCATTGACGACTTTGATGTGCGCGCGACTTACTGAAGTGTCGGACGTGCGCGGGATCTCACGTGCATGCGGGAGAAAAATAACGGTTCACGTCCATTTGTGTTGGGAAACAGCAGATGCGTCTTTGGTGAGCTTTAATGTGACTGTAGcacatttttatacagaaaaCACGTTTTCAGTCTgatgtgttaaaaaaagctaAGCAGttaaagagcttttttttttagatacgATATGATTGCTGGCAGGTTTGTAGCAGGACGAGTTTTATGATGTAAGAAAACAGTGAAGTAGAGAAGAATTTTGCAGCAGCTCTGTGGTGTATCACGTCTTCCTCTGACACCCACACAGCTGCAAACTGAcgccttttatttgtttatccaCGTGCTCTTTATAAAGACAGCATGGGGAACGGTTTGTCCACGCTGGGACCGTTCCAGCCGCTGCACGTGGTAATGCTCGGGCTGGACTCCGCAGGAAAGACCACGGTTCTTTATCGCCTCAAGTTCAACGAGTTTGTGAACACGGTTCCTACCATCGGCTTTAACACCGAGCGCGTACGTCTAAACAATGGCGCCGCACGTGGGATCAGCTGCCACGTGTGGGACGTGGGCGGTCAGGAGAAGCTGCGTCCGCTCTGGAAGTCATACAGTCGCTGTACGGACGGCATCGTGTACGTGGTGGACTCGGTGGACGCAGAGCGGCTGGACGAAGCCAAGGCCGAGCTGCACAAGGTGACACGACTCACAGAGAACCAGGGAGCACCTCTGCTCATCATCGCCAACAAGCAGGACCTGCCCGGGTCCCTGCCCGCCGCCGACATCGAGAAGAGGCTGGCACTGCGAGAACTCGGACCCTCCGCCGCCTACCACGTGCAGCCCGCATGCGCCATCATTGGGGACGGGCTGCACGAGGGCATGGACAAGCTGTACGACATGATCACCAAGCGCAGAAAGGCactgaaacagaagaaaaaatgaTAAACTGCAGTCACAGTTACTGCAACTCAGACTGCGAGTTTTATACTTGATAAAACTTTATAGAATTAACCAAATAAGAACTTTCACATATGATTCATTTCAGGTGCAACATAAAAAGAATTAAACGTCTTctatttactgaaaaaaaaaaacaaaaaaaacctgctgcTGGAATTCTGTTGGTTATGTAAGAAAGTACAGAACAGaattaaaaccaaacaaaatgcCAAATAAATTAATGCATTAAATGATGACAAGATTTTTAAGACGTACAGAATTTGAAGATGCTCTTAACATTTAGTTCGTTTGGTTTTCAGAATATCTGAGACTAAGATTATAATCcctaaacattattattacaggACTGAATATTAGGACTCTGTGACCtcagtattaatattaaaagtcATTAATGTCTGATCTCAACAGAATCTTTGATAACAAATAGACATTTTGTTTAGGACATTACgttaagatttttatttgtcccCCCGAATTCTCagcgtttttgttttgtaatgtttcatttttaaggacgttaaagttaaataaagatttcacaggagctctaaaataaaaaaaaactatacaagttaaaaaatatacaagcaAAAACACAGAATACAGACATTTTGGAAAGGGttaaacagacatacacacacacacacacacaccatgcacacacacacacacacacacacacacacacacacactgttttagtTTCAACTGAAACACAGCTGAAATACGCTGCTGACACAAATTAGAGCAGATTTCTGCGTGTAGGGAtttaattttctatatttagTGGCCGAAAGACCTGATTATGCTTTTGAGTAATGAAGCCGTGTGTTTAGTGTAATAAAACACATCCATAGTTTATTTATGTGGATAACTATCTGTCTACTGCATAACTGTCACTGTTTCTCTCCTGCACACTGATCATGCTGCTGTTTTAGACCAGAACACTTTCATGTACCTGCGTTTCtacaatctaatctaatctaatctaatctaatctaatctaatctgctGTGAGATAAACACAGGTGAGCTCCTGTCCTGTAGCTCCTTCTCCTGTTTCTGTAGACATGTAGCTTTTATATGAGTCCCATAACATCATAGAGTTCAGGTTAGGGCTAAAtcctaactcctaaccctaaacccctaaccctaaacctctAAACCCCTAGCCCTAAACCCCTAGCCCAAAACCCCTagccctaaaccctaaacccctAACCCCCTAGCCctaaacccctaaccctaaacctctAAACCCCTAGCCCTAAACCCCTAGCCCAAAACCCCTAGCCctaaacccctaaccctaaacctctAAACCCCTAGCCCTAAACCCCAAACCctaaacccctaaccctaaacccctaacccctaaatCCCTAGCCCTAAATCCCTGGCCctaaacccctaaccctaaacccctaaccctaaaccccgAGCCTAAACCCCTAACCCCTAGCCctaaacccctaaccctaaccctaacccctaaccacAGGTTAGGTTTATACTGCATGAAGGAATCCACACACAGCTACAATCCGGCACTGTGGAAAAGGATCAGAGCGAATCCCAGGGCAGATTTGAGCCACATGTGAGTTGGATCCTTAGGCTTTTCCAGTTGGTTCAGAATGATGAGTGAAGTTCCTCAGCTGTTCCTGCTCAGATGTGCACCACTTCATCGTGATTATTTGATGCTTTTCAGCTAAACGAATCTCATCTTTGTGTTGCGTGTGTGACGGTTTAATGTCGAGGTTAAAGGTCATCGGAGTGGTGTTTATAAAAGCCCTATTTGGGCAGGATAATTTTCTCTGTatgtcatgtacagtatacaaacACTCTTACATACTCTGTGATaaaactaacattaacacttacATTAACACTTacagctttgtttttctttaacaaacacatatttgttctatatttattaTGACGATACACAGTGGTAGTGTTTTATACCTGATCCTGTCATTAAAACAACCTCTTTCATGCAACTCTGCTCTTCTGgatgatttgatttagattctctttcattttctcccACCAGTGCTCTAATAACATGGACAAACATTTCTATGGCACTTTTTAAGGAGTAAAATGTTACATTTAGTGAAATTTCCATCCTGTTATTTGGCTGAGGTGTTGATCTGGGCCTGAAAATATCAGTAAATACTGCACTGTTTAACCTGTAATCTGAACCGTCCTActgaagaagtgtgtgtgtgtgtgtgtgtgtgtgtgtgtgtgtgtgtgtgagtaagtgtgtgtttgtgagtaagtgtttgtgagtgttgtgtgagtgtgtgtgagtgttgtgtgtgtgtgagtatgtgttgtgtgagtaagtgtgtgtgtgtgtgtgtgtgtgtttgtgagtaagtgtttgtgtgtgagtgtgtgtgtgagtgtgtgtgtgtgtgtgtgtgtgtgtgagtaagtgtgtgtgagtgtgtgtgtgtgtgtgtgtgtgtgtgtgtgtgtgtgtgtgtgtgtgtgtgtgtgtgagtaagtgtgtgagagtgtgtgtgagtgttgtgtgagtgttgtgtgagtgtgtgtgagtgtgtgtgtgtgtgtgcgagtgtgtgttgtgtgagtgtgtgtgtgtttgtgagtaagtgtttgtgtgtgtgtgagtgttgtgtgagtgtgtgttgtgtgagtgtgtgtgtgagtaagtgtgtgtgtgtgtgtgtgtgcgtgagtaagtgtgtgtgtgtgtgtgtgtgtgtgtgagtaagtgtttgtgtgtgttgtgtgagtgtgtgagtgtgtgtgtgcgagtgtgtgttgtgtgagtgtgtgtgtgtgtgtgtgtgtgtgtgtaagtgtgtgtgtttgtgagtaagtgtttgtgtgtgtgtgtgagtgttgtgtgagtctgtgtgagtgtgtgttgtgtgagtaagtgtgtgtgtgtgtgagtgtgtgtgtgtgtgtgtgagtaagagtgtgagtgtgtgtgtgagtaagtgtgtgtttgtgagtaagtgtttgtgtgtg
Encoded proteins:
- the LOC113649239 gene encoding ADP-ribosylation factor-like protein 4C isoform X3 gives rise to the protein MGNGLSTLGPFQPLHVVMLGLDSAGKTTVLYRLKFNEFVNTVPTIGFNTERVRLNNGAARGISCHVWDVGGQEKLRPLWKSYSRCTDGIVYVVDSVDAERLDEAKAELHKVTRLTENQGAPLLIIANKQDLPGSLPAADIEKRLALRELGPSAAYHVQPACAIIGDGLHEGMDKLYDMITKRRKALKQKKK
- the LOC113649239 gene encoding ADP-ribosylation factor-like protein 4C isoform X1; its protein translation is MREKNNGSRPFVLGNSRCVFDSMGNGLSTLGPFQPLHVVMLGLDSAGKTTVLYRLKFNEFVNTVPTIGFNTERVRLNNGAARGISCHVWDVGGQEKLRPLWKSYSRCTDGIVYVVDSVDAERLDEAKAELHKVTRLTENQGAPLLIIANKQDLPGSLPAADIEKRLALRELGPSAAYHVQPACAIIGDGLHEGMDKLYDMITKRRKALKQKKK
- the LOC113649239 gene encoding ADP-ribosylation factor-like protein 4C isoform X2, with the translated sequence MRLCMGNGLSTLGPFQPLHVVMLGLDSAGKTTVLYRLKFNEFVNTVPTIGFNTERVRLNNGAARGISCHVWDVGGQEKLRPLWKSYSRCTDGIVYVVDSVDAERLDEAKAELHKVTRLTENQGAPLLIIANKQDLPGSLPAADIEKRLALRELGPSAAYHVQPACAIIGDGLHEGMDKLYDMITKRRKALKQKKK